DNA from Rhodobacteraceae bacterium M382:
GTCCCGCAGCCGGATCAGGGGAATATGCAAGGCCCCCAAGGCTTTGCCAGAGCTTTTGACTTCTGCGTGTTCGCGGACATCCACCAGAATGATGGTTCCGTCGCGCACCCCGGCAATGGCATCCTGCGGTGTCATTTTTCCGGGCAACAGGGATTTGAGCGTGAACATCGGGGCCTCATCTGTCGGTTTGGTGTTACGGCAATCTAACATTCAAAAAAGCGAATACAAATATTTTCTTGCCAAATTTCGCTTGTTCACACTTTGTTCGCTATTTTGTCTTGGATACCCGGCACCTGTCGCCTATCTCTAGGAAGATTGTATTGGGGGCATCATGGCTGAGCTGAAATCCATCGAAGTGCGCGGTGCGCGCGAACACAATCTGAAAGGCATCGACGTGGATATTCCACGCGATCAGCTGGTGGTGATCACCGGCCTGTCCGGCTCAGGGAAATCCTCGTTGGCGTTTGATACGATCTATGCCGAAGGACAACGCCGCTATGTTGAATCGCTGTCCGCCTATGCGCGTCAGTTTCTGGACATGATGGAAAAGCCGGATGTCGACCATATCAGCGGCCTGTCTCCGGCGATCTCCATCGAACAGAAAACCACGTCGAAAAACCCCCGTTCGACCGTGGGGACCGTGACCGAAATATATGACTATATGCGTCTGTTGTTCGCGCGTGCGGGGACCCCGTACAGTCCCGCCACCGGCAAGCCGATCGAGGCGCAACAGGTTCAGGACATGGTCGATCGGACCATGGCGATGGAGGAGGGCACCCGTGGCTATTTGCTGGCCCCCATCGTGCGCGACCGCAAGGGCGAATACCGTAAGGAATTCCTGGAGTTACGCAAAAGCGGCTTTCAGCGGGTCAAGGTGGATGGTGAGTTCTATGAACTGGACGAACCGCCGACATTGGACAAGAAATACCGCCATGACATCGACGTTGTCGTGGACCGGGTCGTGGTGCGCGAAGGCATGGAAACCCGGTTGGCCGACAGTTTCCGCACCGCGCTGGACCTGGCTGATGGCATTGCGATTTTTGAAACCGCCCCGCGCGAAGGGGATCCGGAGCGGATCACGTTTTCGGAAAACTTTGCCTGTCCGGTCAGCGGGTTCACCATTCCCGAAATCGAACCGCGCATGTTTTCCTTTAACGCCCCCTTTGGGGCCTGTCAGGAATGTGACGGGTTGGGGGTCGAACTGTTCTTTGACGAACGTCTGGTGGTGCCGGATGCCGCGCTCAAGGTTTATGACGGGGCGTTGGCCCCGTGGCGCAAGGGCAAGTCGCCCTATTTCCTGCAAACCATCGAAGCCATCGCCAAACATTACGAGTTTGACAAGAACATTCCGTGGAAGGATCTGCCTGCGCACGTAAAGCAGGTCTTCCTCTATGGGTCTGGCGACGAAGAAATCCCGTTCCGCTATGACGAAGGCGGCCGGGTGTATCAGGTGACCCGCAGTTTCGAAGGCGTCATTCCGAACATGGAACGGCGCTATCGCGAAACGGATTCAAACTGGATTCGCGAAGAGTTTGAACGCTATCAAAACAACCGACCCTGTGGTGCCTGCGAGGGCTATCGCCTGCGGGACGAGGCATTGGCGGTCAAGATCGGGTCTGCCGCGGGCAAGCAGGAAAACCTGCTGCATGTCGGACAGGTTGTACAGATGTCGATCCGCGAGGCGCTAGCCTGGATCGAAGATGTGCCAAACCATCTGACACAGCAAAAACAAGAGATCGCCCGCGCCATCGTCAAGGAAATTCGCGAACGGTTGGGTTTCCTGAATAACGTGGGATTGGAATACCTTACGCTGTCCCGTTCAAGCGGAACATTGTCGGGTGGCGAAAGCCAGCGTATCCGGTTGGCCTCGCAAATCGGGTCGGGTTTGACCGGGGTTCTCTATGTGCTGGACGAGCCGTCCATCGGGTTGCACCAACGCGACAACGACCGCCTGTTGGGCACGCTGAAGAACCTGCGCGATCAGGGCAATACAGTCATTGTGGTCGAACATGACGAAGAAGCGATCCGCGAAGCCGATTACGTGTTCGACATCGGCCCAGGCGCAGGTGTGCACGGCGGTCAGGTTGTCAGCCATGGCACCCCGGCCGAAATAACGGCGGATGCTGCGTCGATCACAGGCCAATATCTGGCCGGGACGCGTGAAATTGCCATTCCCGCCAAACGGCGTAAGGGCAACAAGAAGTCCGTCAAAGTGGTCAAGGCCACCGGCAATAACCTCAAGAATGTCACAGCAGACTTCCCATTGGGTAAATTTGTCTGTGTGTCGGGGGTTTCGGGGGGCGGAAAGTCGACCCTGACCATCGAAACCCTGTTCAAGACCGCATCCATGCGGCTGAACGGTGCACGCCAGACGCCGGCACCCTGCGAGACGATCAAGGGGTTGGAGCATCTGGACAAGGTGATCGACATCGACCAGCGCCCCATCGGGCGCACGCCGCGATCCAACCCGGCCACCTATACCGGTGCCTTTACCCCGATCCGCGACTGGTTCGCCGGTCTGCCCGAGGCCAAGGCGCGGGGGTACAAGCCAGGACGGTTCAGCTTTAACGTCAAAGGGGGGCGGTGCGAGGCCTGTCAGGGCGACGGCGTGATCAAGATCGAAATGCATTTTTTGCCCGACGTCTATGTCACCTGCGAAACCTGTCAGGGCGCGCGCTATAACCGCGAGACGCTGGAGATCAAGTTCAAGGGCAAGAGCATTGCCGATGTTCTGGACATGACGGTGGAAGACGCACAGGAGTTTTTCAAGGCGGTTCCATCGATCCGGGACAAGATGGACGCGCTGGCCCGGGTGGGGTTGGGGTATATCAAGGTTGGCCAACAGGCGACGACCCTGTCAGGTGGCGAAGCGCAACGGGTCAAGCTGTCCAAGGAACTATCGAAACGCTCAACCGGGCGGACGCTGTATATCCTGGACGAACCCACAACAGGTCTGCATTTCGAAGATGTGCGCAAACTGTTGGAAGTGCTGCATGAATTGGTCGAAGGCGGCAATACGGTGGTGGTGATCGAGCACAATCTGGATGTCATAAAGACCGCAGATTGGATCATTGACATTGGTCCCGAAGGGGGGGACGGCGGCGGTGAGATCGTGGCCAAGGGCACGCCGGAAACCGTGGCCGCAGAACCGCGCAGCCATACCGGACACTATCTGAAAGCCATTCTGGACGCGCGGGCCGTCGCGGCGGAATAGGCGGTTTCCGAGGCCTGATCGAACGGCGGAGTTCCTGCTGGGCGTCGACCTGCACGCCATGGGAAGGGAGAACGTTGGATAACGCTTTTGGGGGCTCTGCCCCCGTCTCAGCCATGGGCTGAGACTCCCCCGAGGTATTTTTGACCAGAAAGAAGCCAGGCCGCGCGGTTTCATGGCATCATGGGAATGTAGATGGGAGAGGATTATGCGCAAGATACCCGTGCAGGGCGTGCACCACATTACGCTGACAGGAGCGGATCGCCAGACAACGATTGATTTTTGGGAGGGGGTGTTGGGAATGCCGTTCGTTTTCGAGCAGCCCAATCTGGACCGCCCGAACGAAGGGCATGTCTATTTTGATCCGGGCGACGGGCGGTTGATTACCGTGTTTACCGACGAGACCCGCAAGGGCACCCCGGACCGCACACCGACCGAACCGGGATGTGTTCATCATCTTGCCTTTAGTGTCAGTCAGGCGGTGTTTGCGCAGACAGTCGATCGTTTGGACGAACGCGGGATCAAACATTCTGGCGTGCGTGATCGCGGGTTCATGGATTCAATTTATTTCAAGGACCCTTTGGGCTTGCTCATAGAACTGGCCAGTTACCGGTTCGAACCGCCCGCCGGGCACAGCCATGTGGATGTGTTGATATGCGCGCATCGCATCCGGGTGGGACGGGGGGATCATCATATCGATCAGCGCCATCTGGCCGATGCAATAGAAGAGATCGGAGCAGCGCGCGACAGCCTGTCGAACGACAGAACCGCCAAGGATCCGTATGGCGGCTGAGGTGTCTCAGGTCACTGATCAGTGACGCGGGCGACCGATCCGGTGTTCGCAACAATTTAGGTCTGTGAATTGCGTTGGTGCGGCTCGCTGCCCGGGGCCGGCAAAGGCCGCCCGAGAGCATTCGGCCCTTTGACGTTGGCGCACCGCGGCATCAGATGGGAGTCACAGAAAAGGGTCCACAGGAATGACCTGCGGACCCTGAGAGGTGAAGTGCCGGTTTTTTTCAGCCGCGGCTGCGTTTTTCGAACCGGGGCAACATGGCTGAGAAATCCATGCCAGTGCCATCTTCGTTTTCGACAAACTGTGCATAGAGCGCCTGGGCCAGTTCCCCCATGGGTGTGTCAGCATCAGCGCTTTGGGCGGCCTGCTGGCTCAGGCGCAGGTCCTTGAGCATCAGTTCGGCGGCAAACCCGGGTTGATAGCCATTGTCCGACGGCGATTGGGGGCCAACACCGGGGGCGGGGCAATAGGCGTTCATGGTCCAGCTGTAGCCCGACGACGTGGAAACCACATCAAACATCTTCTGGCGATCCAGTCCCAGTTTGTCAGCCAGAGCAAAGGCTTCGCAGGTGGCGATCATGGTGACGCCCAGGATCATATTGTTGCAGATCTTGGCGGCCTGACCGGCACCGGCCTCACCACAGTGCACGGCCTTTTGGCCCATGATGTCAAACAGCGGTTTGGCTGCGGCAAAAGCATCTGTGGAGCCGCCGGCCATGAAGGTCAGCGTTCCGGCCGAAGCGCCACCGATGCCACCAGACACCGGAGCGTCCACGAACAGCAGGCCCGCAGCCGTGCATTTTTCGGCTACGGCACGGGCGCTGTCCACATCTACGGTCGAACAATCCACCAATGCGGCCCCGGCGGTCATTGCAGGGATCACCTGATCCGCAACAGCGCGCAGGATCTGGCCGTTGGGGAGCATCGTGATGACCACATCCGCACCGGTAGCAGCCTCGGCCCCGGAGGCGGCC
Protein-coding regions in this window:
- the uvrA gene encoding excinuclease ABC subunit UvrA; amino-acid sequence: MAELKSIEVRGAREHNLKGIDVDIPRDQLVVITGLSGSGKSSLAFDTIYAEGQRRYVESLSAYARQFLDMMEKPDVDHISGLSPAISIEQKTTSKNPRSTVGTVTEIYDYMRLLFARAGTPYSPATGKPIEAQQVQDMVDRTMAMEEGTRGYLLAPIVRDRKGEYRKEFLELRKSGFQRVKVDGEFYELDEPPTLDKKYRHDIDVVVDRVVVREGMETRLADSFRTALDLADGIAIFETAPREGDPERITFSENFACPVSGFTIPEIEPRMFSFNAPFGACQECDGLGVELFFDERLVVPDAALKVYDGALAPWRKGKSPYFLQTIEAIAKHYEFDKNIPWKDLPAHVKQVFLYGSGDEEIPFRYDEGGRVYQVTRSFEGVIPNMERRYRETDSNWIREEFERYQNNRPCGACEGYRLRDEALAVKIGSAAGKQENLLHVGQVVQMSIREALAWIEDVPNHLTQQKQEIARAIVKEIRERLGFLNNVGLEYLTLSRSSGTLSGGESQRIRLASQIGSGLTGVLYVLDEPSIGLHQRDNDRLLGTLKNLRDQGNTVIVVEHDEEAIREADYVFDIGPGAGVHGGQVVSHGTPAEITADAASITGQYLAGTREIAIPAKRRKGNKKSVKVVKATGNNLKNVTADFPLGKFVCVSGVSGGGKSTLTIETLFKTASMRLNGARQTPAPCETIKGLEHLDKVIDIDQRPIGRTPRSNPATYTGAFTPIRDWFAGLPEAKARGYKPGRFSFNVKGGRCEACQGDGVIKIEMHFLPDVYVTCETCQGARYNRETLEIKFKGKSIADVLDMTVEDAQEFFKAVPSIRDKMDALARVGLGYIKVGQQATTLSGGEAQRVKLSKELSKRSTGRTLYILDEPTTGLHFEDVRKLLEVLHELVEGGNTVVVIEHNLDVIKTADWIIDIGPEGGDGGGEIVAKGTPETVAAEPRSHTGHYLKAILDARAVAAE
- the mmsB gene encoding 3-hydroxyisobutyrate dehydrogenase, translated to MKIGFIGLGNMGGPMAANLAAEGHDVIGFDMADVSIQGVTMAASGAEAATGADVVITMLPNGQILRAVADQVIPAMTAGAALVDCSTVDVDSARAVAEKCTAAGLLFVDAPVSGGIGGASAGTLTFMAGGSTDAFAAAKPLFDIMGQKAVHCGEAGAGQAAKICNNMILGVTMIATCEAFALADKLGLDRQKMFDVVSTSSGYSWTMNAYCPAPGVGPQSPSDNGYQPGFAAELMLKDLRLSQQAAQSADADTPMGELAQALYAQFVENEDGTGMDFSAMLPRFEKRSRG
- a CDS encoding VOC family protein; translated protein: MRKIPVQGVHHITLTGADRQTTIDFWEGVLGMPFVFEQPNLDRPNEGHVYFDPGDGRLITVFTDETRKGTPDRTPTEPGCVHHLAFSVSQAVFAQTVDRLDERGIKHSGVRDRGFMDSIYFKDPLGLLIELASYRFEPPAGHSHVDVLICAHRIRVGRGDHHIDQRHLADAIEEIGAARDSLSNDRTAKDPYGG